The following proteins come from a genomic window of Halomarina ordinaria:
- a CDS encoding GlcG/HbpS family heme-binding protein, whose translation MTEVTLDVAKRLVDAAEAEAEEIDVPMCIAVMDAGANLVAFHRMDGALLASIDIARNKAYTSVSLKLSTDTVWEVSQPGEPLYGLGGTNDGRIVTFGGGFPLEVDGEVVGAVGVSGGSAEEDMTVAEAAVDAFESM comes from the coding sequence ATGACAGAAGTCACACTCGACGTCGCGAAGCGACTCGTCGACGCGGCCGAGGCGGAGGCCGAGGAGATCGACGTCCCCATGTGTATCGCGGTGATGGACGCGGGGGCGAACCTGGTCGCGTTCCACCGGATGGACGGAGCGCTCCTCGCGAGCATCGACATCGCCCGGAACAAGGCGTACACGTCCGTCTCGCTCAAGTTGTCGACCGACACCGTCTGGGAGGTCTCACAGCCCGGCGAGCCGCTGTACGGCCTGGGAGGGACGAACGACGGCCGCATCGTCACGTTCGGCGGCGGCTTCCCGCTGGAGGTCGACGGCGAGGTCGTGGGGGCGGTCGGCGTCTCGGGTGGCAGCGCCGAGGAGGACATGACGGTGGCCGAGGCCGCCGTCGACGCGTTCGAGTCCATGTAA
- the arcS gene encoding archaeosine synthase subunit alpha has translation MTDYFEVHERDGPARVGELRLTEPLVTPALADDVVEDAGSLWPEEHAAPEGDEGVLTVLPHRAFPAGTAPEVQEAFAVDYEDVDFPSAAVVSRATARDAGADAYALSEGAGLRGNARAFVETVIDVREAIPPDTALFLSGVATPANVATLCYAGVDLVDANRAYVRGLEGFYQTADGESFLEDLTELPCACPACQGSREAFTHEDCAEHNVNALRAQLATVRERIRAGRLRDYVEGQARHGAWLTATFRRLDQQYGYVEERTPVLRRDELLAASDDSLRRVEIQRFAERVTSRYHNRFEKPLVLVPCSARKPYSESQSHGQFHDAIGYRAHKVSMTSPIGVVPQELELTYPAQHYDSVVTGQWTETEREFVVEVLARYLANTEYPDYVAHVPPGGYTDIVERAAARAGVEFRYTVTDHPTTDESLAALRTALDGESAYLKRTREHNTVRAIADYQFGGEGTEPAGDALFDDIQTGGRFPSLRVHHEGEQWATLVPQYGTLALTLAGGERWAESDVPTRRVDIDAFVPQGSVLAPGILDASDAIRVGDEVVFEGPRAFGVGRAAMSGDEMARSTRGIAVDVRHVEER, from the coding sequence ATGACCGACTACTTCGAGGTCCACGAGCGCGACGGACCCGCTCGGGTGGGCGAACTCCGCCTGACCGAGCCGCTGGTCACGCCCGCGCTCGCCGACGACGTCGTCGAGGACGCCGGCAGCCTCTGGCCGGAGGAGCACGCCGCCCCCGAGGGCGACGAGGGCGTCCTCACCGTCCTCCCGCATCGCGCCTTCCCCGCGGGCACCGCACCCGAGGTCCAGGAGGCGTTCGCCGTGGACTACGAGGACGTCGACTTCCCCAGCGCGGCCGTCGTCTCGCGGGCGACGGCCCGCGACGCCGGCGCCGACGCCTACGCCCTCTCGGAGGGGGCCGGCCTGCGCGGGAACGCCCGGGCGTTCGTCGAGACCGTAATCGACGTGCGCGAGGCCATCCCCCCGGACACGGCGCTGTTCCTCTCGGGGGTCGCCACGCCCGCGAACGTCGCCACGCTCTGTTACGCCGGGGTCGACCTCGTGGACGCGAACCGCGCGTACGTCCGCGGGCTGGAGGGGTTCTACCAGACGGCCGACGGCGAGTCCTTTCTCGAAGACCTGACGGAACTCCCCTGTGCCTGTCCGGCCTGTCAGGGGTCGCGGGAGGCGTTCACCCACGAGGACTGCGCCGAGCACAACGTCAACGCGCTCCGGGCGCAGCTCGCGACGGTCAGGGAGCGCATCCGGGCGGGGCGACTACGCGACTACGTCGAGGGGCAGGCCCGCCACGGCGCGTGGCTCACCGCCACCTTCCGCCGTCTCGACCAGCAGTACGGCTACGTCGAGGAGCGCACGCCCGTCCTCCGCCGCGATGAACTGCTGGCGGCGAGCGACGACTCGCTGCGCCGCGTCGAGATTCAGCGCTTCGCCGAGCGCGTGACCTCGCGCTACCACAACCGCTTCGAGAAGCCGCTCGTCCTCGTCCCCTGTTCCGCGCGCAAACCCTACAGCGAGTCCCAGAGCCACGGGCAGTTCCACGACGCCATCGGCTACCGCGCGCACAAGGTGTCGATGACCTCCCCCATCGGCGTCGTCCCGCAGGAACTCGAACTCACCTACCCCGCCCAGCACTACGACTCGGTCGTGACGGGGCAGTGGACGGAGACCGAACGGGAGTTCGTCGTCGAGGTGCTCGCGCGCTACCTCGCCAACACCGAGTACCCCGACTACGTGGCGCACGTCCCGCCCGGCGGTTACACCGACATCGTCGAGCGCGCGGCGGCGCGCGCGGGCGTCGAGTTTCGGTACACCGTCACGGACCACCCGACGACCGACGAGTCGCTCGCGGCCCTCCGGACGGCGCTCGACGGTGAGTCGGCGTACCTGAAGCGCACCCGCGAGCACAACACCGTCCGCGCCATCGCGGACTACCAGTTCGGCGGCGAGGGGACCGAGCCGGCGGGCGACGCGCTGTTCGACGACATCCAGACTGGTGGGCGGTTCCCCTCGCTGCGGGTCCACCACGAGGGCGAGCAGTGGGCGACGCTCGTCCCGCAGTACGGCACCCTCGCGCTCACGCTCGCGGGCGGCGAGCGCTGGGCAGAGAGCGACGTCCCGACCAGGCGCGTCGACATCGACGCGTTCGTCCCGCAGGGGAGCGTCCTCGCGCCCGGCATCCTCGACGCGAGCGACGCCATCCGCGTCGGCGACGAGGTGGTCTTCGAGGGGCCGAGGGCGTTCGGCGTCGGCCGGGCGGCCATGTCGGGCGACGAGATGGCCCGCTCGACGCGCGGCATCGCCGTCGACGTGCGTCACGTCGAGGAGCGCTGA
- a CDS encoding DUF4870 domain-containing protein, giving the protein MTTTEPTDTLDAEPTSTTTTDTGLDAHVLAALSYVLGPLTGLVVYLVEPEDDYVRFHAAQSITTFGLLFAASIVFSVVQTVLFTVLFVDPATFIVGSLVSLALGLVSLVVGLGALVLWVYLVVSAYRGRTPRIPVAAGLADRLV; this is encoded by the coding sequence ATGACAACGACCGAACCGACGGACACGCTCGACGCTGAACCGACTTCGACCACGACGACCGACACCGGGCTCGACGCCCACGTCCTCGCGGCGCTCTCGTACGTGCTCGGCCCGCTGACGGGGCTCGTCGTCTACCTCGTCGAACCCGAGGACGACTACGTGCGCTTCCACGCGGCCCAGAGCATCACCACGTTCGGCCTCCTGTTCGCGGCCAGCATCGTCTTCTCCGTCGTCCAGACTGTGCTGTTCACGGTGCTGTTCGTCGACCCGGCGACGTTCATCGTCGGCAGTCTCGTCTCGCTCGCTCTCGGCCTCGTCAGCCTCGTCGTCGGGCTGGGCGCGCTCGTCCTCTGGGTCTACCTCGTGGTCAGCGCCTACAGGGGTCGGACGCCGCGGATTCCCGTGGCCGCCGGCCTCGCGGACCGACTCGTCTGA
- a CDS encoding glycerol dehydratase reactivase beta/small subunit family protein, translating to MSGCRGPVEKGDETPRIGVWCVGDVPEHLPALEHGIEEERVSWVVRSEMGGDVVSVAYEAASDSALRVGVGVDGDRYVVHHQRLPRDDPLFDVRADDARARTVGSNAARLAKRMPFKPVD from the coding sequence ATGAGCGGATGTCGCGGCCCCGTCGAGAAGGGCGACGAGACCCCGCGCATCGGCGTCTGGTGCGTGGGCGACGTCCCGGAACACCTCCCGGCGCTCGAACACGGCATCGAGGAGGAGCGGGTCTCGTGGGTCGTCAGGTCCGAGATGGGCGGCGACGTCGTGAGCGTGGCCTACGAGGCGGCGAGCGACTCCGCGCTCCGGGTCGGCGTCGGCGTCGACGGCGACCGCTACGTCGTCCACCACCAGCGACTCCCGCGCGACGACCCGCTGTTCGACGTCCGCGCGGACGACGCCCGCGCGCGTACCGTCGGGTCGAACGCCGCCCGTCTCGCCAAGCGGATGCCGTTCAAGCCCGTCGACTGA
- a CDS encoding CHY zinc finger protein: MTSPDATLDPRFDVPLRGVAVDGATRCTHYRSDRDVVALRHACCDTYYPCHACHEELADHETTPWPRERFDDPAVLCGVCRTTLSAETYLACDHACPACGAAFNPGCARHADRYFAVE; this comes from the coding sequence GTGACGAGTCCGGACGCGACGCTCGACCCCCGTTTCGACGTCCCGCTCCGCGGCGTGGCCGTCGACGGGGCGACGCGCTGTACGCACTACCGGAGCGACCGCGACGTCGTCGCCCTGCGCCACGCCTGCTGTGACACCTACTACCCCTGTCACGCCTGCCACGAGGAACTGGCGGACCACGAGACGACGCCCTGGCCGCGCGAGCGCTTCGACGACCCGGCAGTCCTCTGTGGGGTCTGTCGGACCACCCTCTCGGCCGAGACGTACCTCGCGTGCGACCACGCCTGTCCGGCGTGCGGCGCGGCGTTCAACCCCGGCTGTGCGCGCCACGCCGACCGCTACTTCGCCGTCGAGTGA
- the tgtA gene encoding tRNA guanosine(15) transglycosylase TgtA — MRDCFELRAFDAGGRIGDLRVPRAGVTVETPALLPVINPHIRTIAPAALEAEFGAEILITNGYILQKSEDLRESALSRGLHDLYDFSGAIMTDSGSFQLAEYGDIDTTTEEILRFQYDVGSDIGTPVDIPTPPDVSRERAAAELATTRERLEVAEGVDVGEMLVNAPVQGSTYTDLREDAARHAYGTSLDVFPVGAVVPLLNSYRYDDMVEVVAAAKRGLGQDAPVHLFGAGHPMMFALAVAMGCDLFDSAAYALYARDDRYLTVRGTEHLDDLAYFPCSCPVCTDHAPEEVARCDADTRERLLARHNLHVTFEELRRVKQAVRRGNLLELVDARARGHPAMLDGYRALLDHSAELERTDPATKDSFFHVSAESARRPEVLRHHDRLSRLAVEGSVLLTEGNDSDRYDATWRLVPPFGPFPRHLSDSYPFTAETPEHPGRAAYERAAEGVRALAAANPEASFTVAHWEWPESALARLPEDVRVESLADRES; from the coding sequence ATGCGCGACTGTTTCGAGCTTCGGGCCTTCGACGCCGGGGGACGCATCGGCGACCTCCGGGTCCCGCGGGCGGGCGTCACCGTCGAGACGCCCGCGCTCCTCCCCGTCATCAACCCGCACATCCGGACCATCGCCCCGGCGGCCCTGGAGGCGGAGTTCGGCGCGGAGATACTCATCACGAACGGCTACATCCTCCAGAAGAGCGAGGACCTCCGCGAGAGCGCGCTCTCGCGGGGACTGCACGACCTCTACGACTTCTCGGGCGCCATCATGACCGACTCCGGGTCGTTCCAGCTGGCGGAGTACGGCGACATCGACACCACCACCGAGGAGATTTTGCGGTTCCAGTACGACGTCGGGAGCGACATCGGCACGCCCGTCGACATCCCCACCCCGCCGGACGTCTCCCGCGAGCGCGCGGCGGCGGAACTCGCCACGACGAGGGAACGCCTCGAGGTCGCCGAGGGCGTCGACGTGGGCGAGATGCTCGTCAACGCGCCCGTCCAGGGGTCGACGTACACCGACCTCCGCGAGGACGCCGCCCGCCACGCCTACGGGACGAGCCTCGACGTCTTCCCCGTCGGCGCGGTGGTCCCCCTGCTCAACAGCTACCGCTACGACGACATGGTGGAGGTCGTCGCCGCCGCCAAGCGCGGCCTCGGCCAGGACGCCCCGGTCCACCTCTTCGGCGCCGGCCACCCGATGATGTTCGCGCTCGCCGTGGCGATGGGCTGTGACCTGTTCGACTCCGCCGCCTACGCCCTCTACGCCCGCGACGACCGCTACCTCACCGTGCGCGGCACCGAACACCTCGACGACCTGGCGTACTTCCCCTGCTCGTGCCCGGTCTGTACCGACCACGCGCCCGAGGAGGTGGCCCGCTGTGACGCCGACACCCGCGAGCGCCTGCTCGCCCGGCACAACCTCCACGTCACCTTCGAGGAACTGCGACGGGTGAAACAGGCCGTCCGCCGGGGGAACCTGCTCGAACTCGTCGACGCCCGCGCCCGCGGCCACCCCGCGATGCTCGACGGCTACCGCGCCCTGCTCGACCACTCGGCGGAACTCGAGCGGACCGACCCCGCGACGAAGGACTCCTTCTTCCACGTCTCCGCCGAGTCCGCCCGCCGCCCCGAGGTGCTCCGCCACCACGACCGGCTCTCGCGGCTGGCGGTCGAGGGGAGCGTCCTGCTGACGGAGGGCAACGACAGCGACCGCTACGACGCCACCTGGCGGCTGGTCCCGCCCTTCGGTCCCTTCCCGCGCCACCTCTCGGACAGCTACCCGTTCACCGCCGAGACTCCCGAGCACCCGGGTCGGGCGGCCTACGAGCGGGCCGCCGAGGGCGTGCGCGCGCTCGCGGCCGCGAACCCCGAGGCGTCGTTCACCGTCGCCCACTGGGAGTGGCCCGAGAGCGCGCTCGCGCGCCTCCCCGAGGACGTCCGCGTCGAGTCGCTCGCCGACCGCGAGTCCTGA
- a CDS encoding NUDIX hydrolase, with the protein MSDTADDLAWETLAGEVAYTCPGFDVRHEDVRLPDGTETDYDYLSEPPAVVILPFTSDGDLVVIEEWRQAVRRINRGLPVGGVEPDDEDYRAAAHRELREETGYEADRVVPLTTVEPANGIADSELHFFVAYDCEPAGDQDLDVDETIHPSTTDYEAFRAAIRDGDVRDGRAVLGVLYYDSFGIPDDATPT; encoded by the coding sequence ATGAGCGACACAGCCGACGACCTGGCCTGGGAGACGCTCGCGGGCGAGGTGGCCTACACCTGCCCCGGCTTCGACGTCCGCCACGAGGACGTCCGCCTCCCCGACGGCACCGAGACGGACTACGACTACCTGAGCGAGCCACCCGCCGTCGTGATACTCCCGTTCACATCCGACGGCGACCTCGTGGTCATCGAGGAGTGGCGCCAGGCCGTCAGGCGAATCAACCGCGGCCTCCCCGTCGGCGGCGTCGAACCGGACGACGAGGACTACCGCGCGGCGGCCCACCGCGAACTCCGCGAGGAGACGGGCTACGAGGCCGACCGGGTCGTCCCGCTCACGACCGTCGAACCGGCGAACGGCATCGCCGACTCCGAACTCCACTTCTTCGTCGCGTACGACTGCGAACCCGCCGGCGACCAGGACCTCGACGTCGACGAGACCATCCACCCCTCGACCACCGACTACGAGGCGTTCCGCGCCGCGATTCGCGACGGCGACGTGCGAGACGGACGGGCCGTCCTCGGCGTCCTCTACTACGACTCGTTCGGAATACCGGACGACGCCACCCCCACCTGA
- a CDS encoding helix-turn-helix transcriptional regulator, producing the protein MDETEWLVSVVRRAPLLAALRTEPHDRRDLQAALDVSKPTVHRATRSLADHGLVERENGHYRLTAAGHVVAERVDDLARAGRAARRLDPLLEVVDPEALGLRVEHFAGATVTSAAPGTPYRPVERFMSLVEGTDSLRGFDTATVAPMHVEGIYERIVDGMETDIVYLPSVVESILESNPERGAAAVESGNLTLSVHEAVPCGLALFDERVGVGGYDPETGTLSVFVDTDDPAAYEWGEALYERYREESTPLVG; encoded by the coding sequence ATGGACGAGACGGAGTGGCTCGTGAGCGTCGTCAGGCGGGCGCCGCTCCTCGCCGCCCTGCGGACGGAACCGCACGACCGGCGCGACCTGCAGGCGGCGCTCGACGTGTCGAAACCGACGGTCCACCGCGCGACCCGGTCGCTGGCCGACCACGGCCTCGTCGAGCGCGAGAACGGCCACTATCGACTTACCGCGGCGGGCCACGTGGTCGCGGAACGGGTCGACGACCTCGCCCGGGCGGGCCGGGCGGCGCGGCGACTGGACCCCCTCCTCGAGGTCGTCGACCCCGAGGCGCTCGGCCTGCGCGTCGAGCACTTCGCGGGCGCGACGGTGACCAGCGCGGCACCGGGGACGCCCTACCGGCCCGTCGAGCGGTTCATGTCGCTCGTCGAGGGGACGGACAGCCTCCGGGGGTTCGATACGGCGACGGTGGCCCCCATGCACGTCGAGGGCATCTACGAGCGCATCGTCGACGGGATGGAGACGGACATCGTCTACCTCCCCTCGGTGGTCGAGTCCATCCTGGAGTCGAACCCCGAGCGCGGCGCGGCCGCCGTCGAGAGCGGCAACCTCACCCTCAGCGTCCACGAGGCCGTCCCCTGCGGCCTCGCGCTGTTCGACGAGCGCGTCGGCGTCGGCGGCTACGACCCCGAGACGGGCACGCTCAGCGTCTTCGTCGACACCGACGACCCGGCCGCCTACGAGTGGGGCGAGGCGCTGTACGAGCGCTACCGCGAGGAATCGACGCCGCTCGTCGGCTGA
- a CDS encoding phytoene/squalene synthase family protein encodes MDDVSRTFAITIDLLDAPMSDYICVGYLLCRVPDTVEDAGHVPPAEKARLLRTYDDALDPASATGVDDFRAAVEEWLPADPDAPADWAVVRHADRVFAAYDAFDADVRAAMRPPIRELVGGMATFVEGSDAERGIRIGTREELDRYCYVVAGTVGHLITNLAALDTDDETERYLRARAESFGHLLQLVNIAKDVHTDYREEDNVYIPREWLQAHGVPIDELLAPEHRTGATAALQRVIDHARSFRTDAREYLERYAHGTDHHLGAWAVPYLLAIATLRELEGNLEDVFTESSVKVSREEVARVVSAFAVDSPDLSVLDGVERSVETA; translated from the coding sequence GTGGACGACGTCTCGCGCACGTTCGCCATCACCATCGATCTCCTCGACGCGCCGATGTCGGACTACATCTGCGTCGGCTACCTCCTCTGTCGCGTCCCGGACACCGTCGAGGACGCGGGCCACGTCCCGCCGGCGGAGAAGGCCCGTCTGTTGCGGACCTACGACGACGCGCTCGACCCCGCGTCGGCGACCGGGGTCGACGACTTCCGTGCCGCCGTCGAGGAGTGGCTCCCGGCGGACCCGGACGCGCCCGCCGACTGGGCCGTCGTCCGGCACGCAGACCGGGTGTTCGCGGCCTACGACGCCTTCGACGCCGACGTGCGGGCGGCGATGCGCCCGCCCATCCGCGAACTCGTCGGCGGGATGGCGACGTTCGTCGAGGGGAGCGACGCCGAGCGGGGCATCCGCATCGGCACGCGCGAGGAACTCGACCGCTACTGCTACGTCGTCGCGGGGACCGTCGGCCACCTCATCACGAACCTCGCCGCCCTCGACACCGACGACGAGACCGAGCGCTACCTCCGCGCCCGCGCCGAGAGCTTCGGCCACCTCCTCCAGCTGGTCAACATCGCGAAGGACGTCCACACCGACTACCGCGAGGAGGACAACGTCTACATCCCCCGCGAGTGGCTCCAGGCCCACGGCGTCCCCATCGACGAACTGCTCGCCCCCGAACACCGGACGGGCGCCACCGCCGCCCTCCAGCGCGTCATCGACCACGCCCGGTCGTTCCGTACCGACGCCCGCGAGTACCTCGAACGCTACGCCCACGGGACCGACCACCACCTCGGGGCGTGGGCCGTCCCCTACCTGCTCGCCATCGCGACGCTGCGCGAACTGGAGGGGAACCTGGAGGACGTCTTCACCGAGTCGTCGGTGAAGGTCTCGCGCGAGGAGGTCGCCCGGGTCGTCTCCGCGTTCGCCGTCGACTCCCCCGACCTGAGCGTCCTCGACGGCGTCGAACGCTCCGTCGAGACGGCGTAA
- a CDS encoding diol dehydratase reactivase subunit alpha — translation MHCVAGVDIGNSSTEVAIARRGDDGSWAFVASDLFRTTGLKGTKENVPGVLNAMRRATEQVGLDPGDVDRVLLNEAAPVIGDVAMETITETVITESTMIGHDPSTPGGVGLGTGTIVEITDDMADYSTAESVVFVVPGSVDFADAAERINAWHDAGYDVAGAIVEKDDAVLIGNRLDVEIPVVDEVSKLDLIPRGQPAAVEVAARESGKTIDQLSNPYGIATVFDLSPEETRKVIPVARALVGNRSAVVIKTPAGDVEERTIPAGTITVVNERGITTTVDVDQGADAIMECVMDNWPVADVRGESGSNIGGMLNRARARMGEVTGQDPDSIEIRDVMAVDTLVPQEVEGAVAGEYSMENSVGLAAMVKTNRLPMRQIADGIEAELDTEVVIQGVEANMAVLGSLTTPGTDLPVAILDMGGGSTDAAYMNERRAVDSIHLSGAGDMVTMLIDSELGLDDRDLAEAIKKYPAAKVETLFSVRHEDGTVRFLDEAVDPELFGRVVLLEDGGGMRPVPVDESLEELRRTRRRAKRRVFVENAERALRLITPGGNVRHLPFVVMVGRSSLDFEIPEMISDALAEYGIVCGRANVRGEMGPRNAVATGLVLSHIDGGGHLDFDLPPELATSLDRPEATAGDDA, via the coding sequence ATGCACTGCGTCGCCGGTGTCGACATCGGCAACTCCAGCACGGAGGTTGCCATCGCGCGGAGGGGGGACGACGGGTCGTGGGCGTTCGTCGCGAGCGACCTGTTCCGGACGACCGGGTTGAAGGGGACGAAGGAGAACGTCCCGGGCGTCCTGAACGCGATGCGTCGGGCGACCGAGCAGGTCGGCCTCGACCCGGGGGACGTCGACCGCGTCCTGCTCAACGAGGCCGCGCCGGTTATCGGCGACGTCGCCATGGAGACCATCACGGAGACGGTCATCACGGAGTCGACGATGATCGGTCACGACCCCTCGACGCCCGGCGGCGTCGGCCTCGGCACCGGAACCATCGTCGAAATCACCGACGACATGGCCGACTATTCCACAGCGGAGTCGGTCGTGTTCGTCGTCCCGGGGTCGGTCGACTTCGCGGACGCGGCCGAGCGCATCAACGCCTGGCACGACGCCGGCTACGACGTGGCGGGCGCCATCGTCGAGAAGGACGACGCCGTCCTCATCGGCAACCGTCTCGACGTCGAGATACCCGTCGTCGACGAGGTGTCGAAACTCGACCTCATCCCCCGTGGGCAACCGGCGGCCGTCGAGGTGGCCGCCCGGGAGTCGGGCAAGACCATCGACCAGCTCTCGAACCCCTACGGCATCGCGACGGTGTTCGACCTCTCCCCCGAGGAGACCCGGAAGGTGATACCCGTCGCCCGCGCGCTCGTGGGCAACCGCTCGGCGGTGGTCATCAAGACGCCCGCCGGCGACGTCGAGGAGCGGACCATCCCCGCCGGCACCATCACCGTCGTCAACGAGCGGGGTATCACCACGACCGTCGACGTCGACCAGGGGGCCGACGCCATCATGGAGTGCGTCATGGACAACTGGCCCGTCGCGGACGTGCGCGGCGAGAGCGGGTCGAACATCGGAGGGATGCTGAACCGCGCGCGCGCCCGGATGGGCGAGGTCACGGGGCAGGACCCAGACTCGATAGAGATTCGCGACGTGATGGCCGTCGACACGCTCGTCCCCCAGGAGGTGGAGGGGGCCGTCGCGGGCGAGTACAGCATGGAGAACTCCGTCGGTCTCGCCGCGATGGTGAAGACCAACCGGTTGCCGATGCGCCAGATAGCCGACGGCATCGAGGCCGAACTCGACACGGAGGTGGTCATCCAGGGCGTCGAGGCGAACATGGCCGTCCTCGGGTCGCTCACGACGCCGGGGACCGACCTCCCGGTGGCCATCCTCGACATGGGTGGCGGGTCGACCGACGCCGCCTACATGAACGAGCGCCGGGCGGTCGACTCGATTCACCTCTCGGGCGCCGGCGACATGGTGACGATGCTCATCGACTCCGAACTCGGCCTCGACGACCGCGACCTCGCGGAGGCCATCAAGAAGTACCCCGCCGCGAAGGTCGAGACGCTGTTCAGCGTGCGCCACGAGGACGGCACGGTCCGCTTCCTCGACGAGGCCGTCGACCCCGAACTGTTCGGCCGCGTCGTCCTCCTCGAGGACGGCGGCGGGATGCGGCCGGTCCCGGTCGACGAGTCGCTGGAGGAACTCAGACGGACCCGCCGGCGGGCCAAGCGCCGGGTGTTCGTCGAGAACGCCGAACGCGCGCTCCGCCTCATCACGCCGGGAGGGAACGTCCGGCACCTCCCGTTCGTCGTGATGGTCGGGCGCTCGTCGCTCGACTTCGAGATACCCGAGATGATCTCCGACGCCCTCGCCGAGTACGGCATCGTCTGTGGCCGGGCGAACGTCCGCGGGGAGATGGGGCCGCGAAACGCCGTCGCCACCGGCCTCGTGCTCTCGCACATCGACGGCGGCGGCCACCTCGACTTCGACCTCCCGCCCGAGTTGGCCACCTCGCTCGACCGACCGGAGGCGACGGCGGGTGACGACGCGTGA